From the Vicingaceae bacterium genome, the window GGAGATGGCTTTTATCACCTACCAAGGTAAACCTTTGGGCGAATCGATCAACATTCAAGAGGCCGAGGATTATATTTTTGGTATGGTCATTTTTAATGATTGGTCTGCCCGTGATATACAAAAATGGGAATATGTTCCACTCGGACCATTTTTAGGTAAAAATTTTGCATCAACCATATCGCCTTGGGTTGTATTAATGGAAGCGCTTGAACCTTTTCGTTGCGAAGGTCCTGTTCAAGATCCCCAACCTCTTGAATACCTACAATTTAGTGGCAAAAAAAATTATGATATACAATTGGAAGTATATTTAAAACCCGGAGAAGGTGAAGAAAATCTTGTGTGCCGTTCTAATTTCAAATATATGTATTGGAATATGTGTCAACAATTGGCCCATCACACAGTGAATGGTTGTAATGTCAATGCCGGCGACATAATGGCTTCAGGAACCATTAGTGGCCCTACTCCTGATTCTTATGGATCCATGCTTGAATTGGCCTGGAAAGGAACTAAACCTGTCATTTTGAAAAACGGAGAAAAAAGAGTATTTTTGAATGACTACGATACCGTAATCATGAGAGCATGGTGCGAAAAAGACGGTATAAGAGTTGGCTTTGGCGATTGCACGGGAACAATTTTACCGGCTAAACCATAATTTTTATGAGCCAAACAAATATGAGCCAAACAAAAGTTTTAACAATCAGCGAAGAAGAAAAAAAAGATATTTTAAAACGTTATCGGCATATACGCAGGTTGTTGATTAAAAAAGGTAGTAAGAAGGAAAATCTCGACCTTTTCAGAAAGGCCTTTGAAGTAGCCTATGATGCTCACAGCCAGGCACGAAGGAAAACCGGCGAACCATATATAATTCACCCTCTTGAAGTTGCCACCATTTGCGTTGAAGAAATGGGTATGGGCTCAACCACTGCCATTTGTGCTTTGCTTCATGATACTGTTGAAGATACGGATCTCTCACTGGACGATATTGAAAGAATGTTCGGCAAAAAGGTCCGGACCATCATCGACGGTTTAACAAAAATCAGCGGAGTAATTGACCAATCGAACATATCATTACAAGCCGAAAATTTCAAAAAAATACTCTTAACACTTTCGGAGGATATCCGGGTGATTCTTATTAAAATCGCCGATCGGCTGCACAATATGCGCACACTTGACTCCATGAAAAGAGAAAAACAGTTGAAAATTGCATCAGAAACATTATATTTATATGCACCCCTTGCTCATCGTTTGGGATTATACAATATAAAAACCGAATTGGAAGACCTCTCTTTGAAATATACTGAACCCGAAGTATATTACGAAATTGAAAGAAAACTCAAAAAAACTAAATCGGTAAGAACCCGTTTTATCAACCAATTCTCCTTACCCATCAAGAAAGCCCTGGAAGCCGAAGGATTTAAATTTGAAATGAAAGGGCGCACAAAATCCATCTATTCCATCTATAACAAGATGAAAAAGAAGAACATTCCATTTGAAGAAGTATATGATGTTTTTGCCATACGCATAGTGATCGACTCTCCCCCCGAAAGAGAGAAGGCCGACTGCTGGCGTGTCTATTCAATAGTGACAGATTTTTACCAGCCCAGCCCGGAAAGATTGCGTGATTGGATTTCAATCCCTAAATCAAATGGATATGAGGCACTGCACACTACAGTAATGAGCCCTACCGGCAAATGGGTTGAAGTGCAAATACGTAGTAAACGCATGGATGAAATTGCCGAGAAGGGTTTGGCCGCACATTGGAAATATAAAGAAGGTGCTGCCGAAACATATTTTGACCAATGGTTGACCAAAATAAGGGAATTACTCGAACAACCAAATCCCGATGCCTTGGATTTTGTCGATGATTTTAAATTGACACTGCTTTCTGAAGAAGTAAGCATTTTTACTCCAAAAGGAGATCTTATTTCATTGCCACAAGGAGCCACAGCATTGGATTTTGCCTTCGCTATTCACTCTGAAATTGGACTGCATTGCATAGGCGCAAAAGTCAACAACAAACTCGAACCGCTCAGTTACATCCTACAAAATGGCGATCAAGTGGAAATCATCACCTCCAAAAAACAACGACCTACAGAAGATTGGCTTTCTTATGTCAAAACACCTAAAGCACGCCATGCCATCAAGCAAGCATTAATGGCCGGTAAAAAGGAAAAAGCAAAAGAAGCCCAACCCATATTGAAAAAATTTCTGGAAAAACACGGCGCCGAATACAACAATAAGAATTTGCATACTCTTATGCGAATTTTCAATTATAAAAATCAAACAGATTTTTTATTTGACATTGCCGAAGGCAACGTTTATCTTGAATCATCCATCCGTAATTTCGAAGTCAGAAACAAACAGTTGGTTCAGATTAATCCTAACCTTCAACAAGACAATGCACAACAAGCCCTCAAAAAACTTAATGAAGAAACATTAGTTATCGGCGAACAACAAGATTTGTTTGATTATAAACTTGCCCCTTGTTGCAATCCTATTCCGGGAGACGAAATTTTTGGATTTATCACCATCAACGACGGAATTAAAATTCATAAAACATCTTGCCCAAACACTGTTCAATTGCTGTCAAACTATGCCTATAGAGTCATCAAAGCACGATGGACAAGCCAACAAAAGGTTGCTTTCCTTGCCGGCATCAAAGTTATTGGTTTTGATAAAATAGGAATCGTGAATGAAATCACCAGAATTATTTCTAATGAATTGAATGTCAACATGCGTAGTATTAGTTTTGACAGTAACGATGGTATTTTTGAAGGAAAAATTATGGTTTTTATCAATGACAACAAGCACTTGAATAACTTGATAGAAAAAATAAAAAAAGTAGAGGGGGTCAATAAAGTAGTGAGAATTGAAGGTTAATTTGTAAGTTTTGTTTAAACTTGTGTTTTAAAATAGCTTTTCACTTATTTTGGTAAGATTTTTGCTAACCATTTCAATATGATTAAAATGAAACACATTTTCTTTGCTGTAATTTTAGCTGTTGCGATGCTTTCTTTCCAGAAAGATTCCGGCTTTTTAAATAATGCTTTTAAAGCCGGAGACGCAAAAACCATAGCTTCCTATTTTCAACCTAAAGTAGAAATAAATATCCCCGGCAGCGAAGGGTTATATTCAAAGAATCAAGCGGAGTTAATGATTAAAAAATTTTTTGAGAACAATCCTCCCCAAAAATACGAACTTCTGCACAATGGTTCCTCTAATGGGGGCGACAATTATGTCATAGGAAAATATACTTCTACAAATACCATTTTTCGCACATTTGTATTATATCACGTGGAAAATGGCAAACCTGTGATTACCGAATTTAGAATTGAACCTTTTAAAGAATGAATTTCACTTTGGATGATTTTATAAAATGGGCCATTGCTGAGGATTTGGGCGATGGCGATCATACTACCTTGGCGACGATTGACCATCATGCACATGGCAAAGCAAGGTTGTTGGTTAAAGAAAGTTGTGTGATAGCCGGAATAGAATTGGCAAATCATATTTTTCATTATTACGATAAGGATATTGTTTTCAATGCATTTGCCAAGGATGGAGACAAATTGCAACCGGGTCAGACGGCATTTGAAATAGAAGGCAAAATTCACACGATTTTGTCAATGGAACGGCTGGTTTTGAATTGCATGCAACGTATGTCTGCCATTGCCACTTACACCTATTCATTAAAAGAAAAAATAAAACATACAAAAACAAAATTATTGGACACTCGCAAAACCACTCCGCTCAACCGTTATATCGAAAAATGGGCCGTAAGAATTGGAGGCGGATACAATCACCGTATGGGACTATACGATATGATAATGATTAAAGACAATCATATTGATTTTTGCGGAGGCATTGATAAAGCCATTCAAAAAGTAAAAGAATATCAACAAAAGATGCAAATAAACCTTCCTGTGGTGATAGAAGCAAGATCGCAAGAAGATGTAAACGAAATTTTACGGATCGGTTATGTCCAACGAATTTTGTTGGATAACTTTACGCCCGGACAAATTGCTGAAGCCGTAAAGATTATTGATGGCAGAATGGAAACAGAGGCCTCCGGTGGAATTAATGAAGAAAATATTGTGGAATATGCCGAGTCGGGAGTGGATTATATTTCAGTAGGAGCTCTCACTCATCACATACAAAGCATTGATCTTAGTTTAAAAGCATGTTGAAAAAGAGCAAAATCCAAGAAATCAAAGAAAAATTTATCCATCAGTTGAGCATTCCACTGAAAAAAATATACCTTCCGGGTATGGAAGGCAATTCATTATTTGACGTTTTGTATTTTTTTTTAAAAGCCCTCAATAACGGGTTGATCACCACCAGGGCTTATGCTCTTGCTTTTCGTTTTTTTATGGCCTTGTTCCCGGCTTTGATTTTTCTTTTCAACCTGATACCATATCTCCCTATTTCAGGAGTGAAAGAACAGATTCTGATGTTGCTCAGAGAAATATTGCCACCTGAGCTTGACGAGTTTTATGTAACCATCGAAGATTTATTGACCAATCAACGTAGCGGTTTGCTTTCATTTGGTTTTTTTTTAACGCTTTATCTGGCTTTGAACGGAATTGAAGCAATGATTGGAGCTTTTCAAGGTTCTTTTAATATTGAAAAGAAATTGCCCCCCATCAAACTGAAATTGAAGGCCCTGGTTTTACTTTTTATACTTGCTTTATTATTTATTTTAACAGGTGTTTTGCTCATTTCCGCAGGATTTATTATCGATTTTATTCACTCCTTAAATTTAATAGATGAAGAGTGGATTATCCTTGCTTTCCAATTGGCCCGGTGGTTTACGATAGTTTTTAGTTATATTGCAGGAATCTCTGCCATATATTATTTTGGTCACGTAAGAAAAATTAAATGGAGAATTTTTTCTCCGGGTTCTATTTTTGCCACATTTGCTTCTATTTTGGCTTCTACCGGATTTGCTTTTTATGTCAACAACTTTGCCAACTACAATAAAGTTTATGGATCGTTGGGTTTTATTATTATCTTAATGTTGTGGATTTATATCAATTCATTGATTTTGCTTGTGGGGTTTGAGTTAAATGCAAGCATATACAAGGCCAAAGACAACCAGACGAAAAAATCTTCTTAACTCAAAAAAAAGAGGGGCATTGGCCCCTCTTTTTAATTTGATTTGCAGAAATATCTTTTAATATCTGTAATGTTCGGGCTTATATGGACCTTCAACAGGAACGCCAATATATTCTGCCTGTTCGGGTGTCAGGGTATCAAGCTCTACTCCCAACTTGGGCAAATGTAATCTGGCTACTTTTTCATCTAACGATTTTGGCAATACATACACTTTGTTTTCGTATTTATCATGGTTGTTCCATAATTCAATTTGAGCGAGCACCTGATTGGTAAACGACATAGACATAACGAACGAAGGGTGTCCCATGGCGCAGCCAAGATTCACCAAACGGCCTTCGGCCAATACAATGATATCTTTTCCATCGATGGTGTATTTATCCACCTGGGGCTTGATGGTATCGCGTGTATGACCATAGTTTTTATTTAACCATGCCATGTCTATTTCGTTGTCGAAATGACCGATGTTGCAAACGACGGCATTGTGTTTCATATTGCGGAAATGGCGCTCGGTAACAATTTTGCAATTGCCGGTGGCTGTTACAATGATATCGGCTTCTTTGACAGCATCATCCATTTTTTTAACTTCA encodes:
- the fahA gene encoding fumarylacetoacetase, which encodes MKSWVTINDSSDFSIYNFPLGIAIYQNRYEVVSRLGDYIILLSRLKNNGFLGFIEDPGILHDQYLNRLILLGKPIIKKIREELIEIFTDEKYKAKAQNSLIPYQECIMSLPVKPGDYTDFYSSIEHATNVGKMFRDPANALLPNWKHLPVGYHGRSSSIVVSPSNIFRPKGQFKKDDSPAPEFGPSQQLDFELEMAFITYQGKPLGESINIQEAEDYIFGMVIFNDWSARDIQKWEYVPLGPFLGKNFASTISPWVVLMEALEPFRCEGPVQDPQPLEYLQFSGKKNYDIQLEVYLKPGEGEENLVCRSNFKYMYWNMCQQLAHHTVNGCNVNAGDIMASGTISGPTPDSYGSMLELAWKGTKPVILKNGEKRVFLNDYDTVIMRAWCEKDGIRVGFGDCTGTILPAKP
- the relA gene encoding RelA/SpoT family protein, giving the protein MSQTNMSQTKVLTISEEEKKDILKRYRHIRRLLIKKGSKKENLDLFRKAFEVAYDAHSQARRKTGEPYIIHPLEVATICVEEMGMGSTTAICALLHDTVEDTDLSLDDIERMFGKKVRTIIDGLTKISGVIDQSNISLQAENFKKILLTLSEDIRVILIKIADRLHNMRTLDSMKREKQLKIASETLYLYAPLAHRLGLYNIKTELEDLSLKYTEPEVYYEIERKLKKTKSVRTRFINQFSLPIKKALEAEGFKFEMKGRTKSIYSIYNKMKKKNIPFEEVYDVFAIRIVIDSPPEREKADCWRVYSIVTDFYQPSPERLRDWISIPKSNGYEALHTTVMSPTGKWVEVQIRSKRMDEIAEKGLAAHWKYKEGAAETYFDQWLTKIRELLEQPNPDALDFVDDFKLTLLSEEVSIFTPKGDLISLPQGATALDFAFAIHSEIGLHCIGAKVNNKLEPLSYILQNGDQVEIITSKKQRPTEDWLSYVKTPKARHAIKQALMAGKKEKAKEAQPILKKFLEKHGAEYNNKNLHTLMRIFNYKNQTDFLFDIAEGNVYLESSIRNFEVRNKQLVQINPNLQQDNAQQALKKLNEETLVIGEQQDLFDYKLAPCCNPIPGDEIFGFITINDGIKIHKTSCPNTVQLLSNYAYRVIKARWTSQQKVAFLAGIKVIGFDKIGIVNEITRIISNELNVNMRSISFDSNDGIFEGKIMVFINDNKHLNNLIEKIKKVEGVNKVVRIEG
- the yfkH gene encoding hypothetical protein, which produces MLKKSKIQEIKEKFIHQLSIPLKKIYLPGMEGNSLFDVLYFFLKALNNGLITTRAYALAFRFFMALFPALIFLFNLIPYLPISGVKEQILMLLREILPPELDEFYVTIEDLLTNQRSGLLSFGFFLTLYLALNGIEAMIGAFQGSFNIEKKLPPIKLKLKALVLLFILALLFILTGVLLISAGFIIDFIHSLNLIDEEWIILAFQLARWFTIVFSYIAGISAIYYFGHVRKIKWRIFSPGSIFATFASILASTGFAFYVNNFANYNKVYGSLGFIIILMLWIYINSLILLVGFELNASIYKAKDNQTKKSS
- a CDS encoding nicotinate-nucleotide diphosphorylase (carboxylating); this encodes MNFTLDDFIKWAIAEDLGDGDHTTLATIDHHAHGKARLLVKESCVIAGIELANHIFHYYDKDIVFNAFAKDGDKLQPGQTAFEIEGKIHTILSMERLVLNCMQRMSAIATYTYSLKEKIKHTKTKLLDTRKTTPLNRYIEKWAVRIGGGYNHRMGLYDMIMIKDNHIDFCGGIDKAIQKVKEYQQKMQINLPVVIEARSQEDVNEILRIGYVQRILLDNFTPGQIAEAVKIIDGRMETEASGGINEENIVEYAESGVDYISVGALTHHIQSIDLSLKAC